AATGAGGATCCACTGAAATGGGATAGCATGAGGATATGTCTGTTGGCAATAGGGGGTGCTCCAGGAAGCAAAATATTGGCTACCACACGTAGTGATGAGGTAGCCTCAGCAATGCAAACATCTGGTTTGCATCATCTAGACATCCTCTCAGATGATCATAGCTGGATGCTGTTTGAAAAACTAGCTTTTGCAGACGGTGGTGCAAGAAAGACTCAAGATCTGGTGGACATTGGCAGAAGGATACTGAAAAAGTGTGGCGGCGTGCCATTAGCGATCAAAGTGATTGGGGGTTTGTTGTATTCCAAAAATGATGCCTCGGAATGGTTGAAGCTTGAGAAGAGTGAAATATGGAACGAGTCGGCCAATATTGCAAATCGAGTCATGTCTGCCTTGAAGCTCAGTTACGACAACTTACCTTCATGGTCAGTGAAACAATGCTTTGCAAGTTGTTCCATCTTCCCGAAGGACGCTGacatggaaaaagaaagcttGATACAGATTTGGATGGCCCAGGGATTGATTAATGATGCCAAGGGGGGAGGAGGTCATTTGCAAATGGAGGATATAGGCAGCGACTACTTCAACATATTGCTTCGGAGTTCTTTGTTGCAAGCTGGTTATAAGAATTCCTTTAATGAAATCGAGCGCTGTCGGATGCACGACCTTGTGCATGATCTTTCACTGCAAGTGTCAAATAATCGTTTCTTCAATACAGAGGATGGCATGGAAGTCAGTCATGATGATGAAGTTATGCATTTGACCATCATTGGGAGTCAAGGGAAGGTGTTAAAGAATATCGAAGGGATTCCTCCAAATTTGCAAACGCTTTATTATCGTGGGGGTGATGGTAGTATGCTCGAAGACATCTTGGAAAGGTCTAGATACCTTTGTGTGTTAATAGTAGACTGCGAGGATGTTACTCATCTCCCGAATGCAGTGGGTGATATGAAACATTTAAGACATCTTGATATCAGTCGAACTGGTATCACCGCTCTGCCAGATTCGGTCACAAAGCTCTACAATTTGATGACCTTGAAAGTACGTTGCTTGGAAGAGATACCTAAGAAGTTTTGCAATTTAATTAACTTGAGGGATTTCGAGTTTTCTATGGAGGAGGACGGATGTTTGTTCCCTGGAATCGGGCAGCTGGCTAATCTACGGACGTTGCCCCCCTTCAGGGTAAGCCAAGACAATGGATGCCAACTTGAGGAGTTGGAACACTTGCGCCACCTCGGAGGCGAGTTAAGAATCTATGGACTCGAAAATGTGAGCAGCTTTGAATCCGCAGCAAAAGCAAAGTTGTCCGAAAAATCAAGCATTCAAAGTTTAAGACTTTCATGGGATGGCACGAAAGAAGATTGCGACGACAACAATATCAACAGTGTCATGGAAGGTCTCCAACCTCACCCAGACTTGAAAAGTTTAGCCATTTGGCGTTTCGAAGGTTCAAGGTTGCCGTCGTGGATGGTGGCAAAGGATCACTTGACGGTACTTCGGAATTTGGTGCACCTCAAGTTGAGCATGTTGGGCAAGTGTGAACAAGTACCACCACTAGGGGACTTGCCTTGTCTCGAGTCCATAAAGATGGTCTCCTTACACAATGTGAAGCGCATTGGGGCTGAATTCTATGGTCTCCTTGCACATCTCGATATTAATGCAAGGAGCAGCGCTTCTTGTAGTAGCAGCACCAGTAGCAGAGAGGCGAAACCAATCACTCTGTTTCCAAAACTAAGGCGTTTTGGGCTGCAGGACATGGGAAGTCTGGAGGAGTGGTCAGATGCAATGGTTCCCTCGGATTCTTCTTCATCAATTAAGGTATTCCCTAGTCTCCGGAACTTGGAAATCGAAGGGCTCCCCAAGTTGGCTTTTTTACCAGATATGGAGAACTTAACGTCTGTTACGGAGTTGAGGATAAGGGAATGCAGAAGTTTGGCTTGTCTAAGGAATTTGAATAGCCTCACATCTCTTGAATCCTTAGTCTTAGGAGGCTGCCCTGCTTTATTAGATGCTTCTCTGGATATGAAAAACCCCCAATCCCTACGTACACTAAGCATCTCAGGATGTGATAAGTTGAATCCTTCATTGAGTAATAATCTTGAGAAGTTCACATCGCTCGAGCGGTTGACGATCCATTCTCATGACCCTGGTTGTTGGCCAAGTATGGTTCTACACAGTCTAGCCAACCTCCGTGAGTTGGAACTCGGTGGCTTCTCTGACGACCTTGATCATTTCCCGTGGCCACACTCCATCACCAATCTCGTCTCGCTGGAAACACTTGTATTGCGTGGGTGGCCAAAAATCACGTCTCTCCCAGACCAAATTCAGCATCTCTCTACCTTGAGGATGTTAGAGATATGGGCGTTTGGGGGGTTGGAAGTTCTTCCAGAGTGGATGGGCAGCCTTCGGAATCTTCGATACTTGGTGATTATTGATTGCTCTAACCTCAGACAATTGCCCTCTGCAGAAGCAATACGACACCTCACCAATTTAGATGCACTGGGTATCTACAGGTGTCCTCTTTTAGCAGAGAGATGCACCGAAGGAAGTGGCGCAGAGTGGCCCAAGATTGCACATATTCCCCAAGTTTGGCTGTAACTGTAAGTAGTTAATATTTCCAATGTTCTGTTTTAATCTCTACTTATTCAGTTTGTTTAGAATTCtattagtacttttttttttttcttatatataATCCCcggaaggaaaaaggaaataaaaaacgCTACTGCTTCcttttaaatggccatatcaaTAATGTCAAATCCTGACTCTTCCTTCAAttgctctttacattttcttttccgTAGAttctttcctcctcctccttatcattcattctttttttttttttttaaagggtcAGAATCAAGGCATCGTCTTCCACGTCGTGAACAGAAAATGCTCATCCGTCcgtcacacaaaaaaaaaagaagagcagTTTTCTCAAACCGCCTTATTATTGATACCAGGTGTCTGCTGATTGTCTCATTTATTATCTCTCCTTTGAGGTGCAtctctgtttttgtttcaaGCTGTAACTTATGAAGATGGACACGAACCGGAAAAGTTGAAAGACAGATTCATTAAAGTATTGATAgacattttcctttttaaataGAAAGATTCATTACATTGTCTAAAAGACTTCAATGCACCAGGTTTTTAGTACTAGTAGTTATAGTAGTAGACTAGTAGGTATTTCCCTTGAGCCAAAAGTAGCCTTGCAAGCGTTGTCAGTCATTCTGGATTCCAGAAATTGTTTAATAAGGCTGCGTTTGGATTGATGAATTTGGATCTGAAGATGGTTTTGACAAGGATGGAAGATTCAAAATCCTTACCTTTGTAATCCAATCATCCACTGTTTCGATTAATTAATCTCCATCTCCACCAGGAATTTCAAATCCTTGCTCTATTAAAGAAAGCCAATCATGTTAT
The DNA window shown above is from Coffea arabica cultivar ET-39 chromosome 5e, Coffea Arabica ET-39 HiFi, whole genome shotgun sequence and carries:
- the LOC113743252 gene encoding putative disease resistance protein RGA3, with protein sequence MAEAVLSFVSVILDKILPLAADEISRAWGVKKDLQKLADNVRTMEALIFDAECKQSTTKATKAVQLWLKRLRSIARDAEIVLDDFRYEVLRQKVKNRKRDKVRNFFSSSNPISFRIEMANKIKNVSASLEEAYRKANQIGLQPAQLPMTSADRKQDRSTDPFVDESQTVGREAEVSEVVSLLISSDYEKDLPVISIVGMGGQGKTTLAQMVLKNESVTKHFDKKIWVCVSDDFKVERLLNEMLQSLGEKNAETTNREALVRKLQENLKGKSCLLVLDDIWNEDPLKWDSMRICLLAIGGAPGSKILATTRSDEVASAMQTSGLHHLDILSDDHSWMLFEKLAFADGGARKTQDLVDIGRRILKKCGGVPLAIKVIGGLLYSKNDASEWLKLEKSEIWNESANIANRVMSALKLSYDNLPSWSVKQCFASCSIFPKDADMEKESLIQIWMAQGLINDAKGGGGHLQMEDIGSDYFNILLRSSLLQAGYKNSFNEIERCRMHDLVHDLSLQVSNNRFFNTEDGMEVSHDDEVMHLTIIGSQGKVLKNIEGIPPNLQTLYYRGGDGSMLEDILERSRYLCVLIVDCEDVTHLPNAVGDMKHLRHLDISRTGITALPDSVTKLYNLMTLKVRCLEEIPKKFCNLINLRDFEFSMEEDGCLFPGIGQLANLRTLPPFRVSQDNGCQLEELEHLRHLGGELRIYGLENVSSFESAAKAKLSEKSSIQSLRLSWDGTKEDCDDNNINSVMEGLQPHPDLKSLAIWRFEGSRLPSWMVAKDHLTVLRNLVHLKLSMLGKCEQVPPLGDLPCLESIKMVSLHNVKRIGAEFYGLLAHLDINARSSASCSSSTSSREAKPITLFPKLRRFGLQDMGSLEEWSDAMVPSDSSSSIKVFPSLRNLEIEGLPKLAFLPDMENLTSVTELRIRECRSLACLRNLNSLTSLESLVLGGCPALLDASLDMKNPQSLRTLSISGCDKLNPSLSNNLEKFTSLERLTIHSHDPGCWPSMVLHSLANLRELELGGFSDDLDHFPWPHSITNLVSLETLVLRGWPKITSLPDQIQHLSTLRMLEIWAFGGLEVLPEWMGSLRNLRYLVIIDCSNLRQLPSAEAIRHLTNLDALGIYRCPLLAERCTEGSGAEWPKIAHIPQVWL